Part of the Archocentrus centrarchus isolate MPI-CPG fArcCen1 chromosome 4, fArcCen1, whole genome shotgun sequence genome is shown below.
CATCTTGGCAAGAAGATGATTTTATCACAACTTACAGAAACATCCTTTGATAAATGTGGTTTTGTAAATTTCCAAAACACACTTTAAGTGTAACATCAGCACAGGTTTCATAAATATACACACCCCTTTCTCATTAATAGCATTGAATTTAGAACATTATAGAGCCAACTCTTTTGCTTACTGAGCAAtcctcagttttattttccaTAGGTAGACAGAATGTTGCATTTAGATGGGAACTGGAAGGAACTAAATGAAATTACAGGGATTTAgtagaaaattattattttttttttttactttggttTGATCAAGAATCATCTGATCATCTGTAATGACCTTGACTCTGAACAGAGGGGCTTTGCGTTCATCACTAATGCCTTTTACCAAATCTTAGTGTTTTGCTGTGTCGATAAAGTCAATAAAGGGATGAGCTGCCATGCTTGTAGATGTGTTTCTTTCAGTAATGTCACACCAGATAAGTTGTTTGGCATGGGCAATAACCGAAACATTACATATATAAGGATAGTAGGAACATTATACAGGATGTGGTAATTAAATATCATACTGCAAGATAGATTAGATAAAGGGCATTAATATTAGCAAAGTTTCAGGTTGAgctctttctgtgtctgtgtgacacctgcttttttttgtttttcttcctcccaGTATTTACCttccatttcatttcaattcagttcaatgttatttatatagcgcgaaatcacaacaaacagtcgccccaaggcgttttatattgtaaggtcaagaccctgcaataattacagagaaaaccaaacaatcaaaacaagCCCCTATGAGCaaccacttggtgacagtgggaaggaaaaactccctttaaacaggaagaaacctccggcagaaccaggatcagggaggggcagtcatctgctgtgactggggCTGTGTTGGAGTTGAGGGGAGAGCAATGGGACAAAAGATATgcagtggaagagagccagagtcagagtggggtataaacagagtaaaaagaggtgaatgaaaagaaacactcagtgttgCCACTGTCACTGATGAGAACAAACAAGCCCTTCAATGCCTGCAGATGAGACCTGTCACACAAACAGGCTGAAAGgaaggcagggtggagtgggtcaTCACACTGTCATGAAATCCTGTTCTTAGATTGTAGGTAAGCATGAGTAAAATGTGACACTTCAgacttttgttttaattttattaagtAATACTTACAAAATACACTGCTAGCATGCAGACTTTGACAGCTGCAGGCTTATTATAGTATAGTAACATTTCGTTATGAGTTATTTTCTTGAGCAATAAATTTATTTACCAGTTAAATTCAGTCAGTGTTCGTAGACCACTGAAAGAATGTAAATaatacactacactacactatcACTATCACTACATCCTAGACATGTCAATATTTTCAGCCCACTCAGTTTCTTCCTTGCATATCTAGaacacttccatttttattcttatctTGACTGCTGTGATATTTTGGTCAATCATGATATCTTTGGTGGTTCTTTTGCAAAGACTGAATTACAGCGCAACCtgtcatattattatatatttccttctttatttcatcatttttcaatttacattttgcataaattaaatcatatttggGTTTTGACTGAACTACACTACattgccagaagtatttggtcatctgccttcacacgcatatgaacttgatgCTCCATTAGAtaatccatagagtttaatatgatatcagcccaccctttgcagctataacagctacaactcttctgggaaggctttccaaaaagtttaggagtgtgtttataagaaccttttttttttcttttttttttaccagtatTTGAGAAGCAcctttgtgaggtcagacactaatGTTGGATAAGAAGCCCTTGCTCACaatctccactctaattcatcccaaaggtctTCTATTATTCAAGTTATGCAGTCTAACTAATCTAatacatacaggtgctggtcataaaattagaatatcatgaaaaagttgatttatttcagtaattccattcaaagagtgaaacttgtatattatattcattcattacacacagacgcatatatttcaaatgtttgtttcttttaattttgaagaTTATAACTgataactaataaaaaaaagaaacccaaatccagtatctcagaaaattagaatattgtgaaaaggttcaatattgaagacacctggtgccacactctaatcagctaattaactcaaaatacctgcaaaggcctttaaatggtctctcagtttagttctgtaggctacagaACCTGTAGTGCAGGCTGTGGACAAAATGCTAAAAGTGTATAATCTCTGCACCTCAAAGTCAGAAATGATGTCTTCTCATACCTTGCTGATACCCTAAGATATTTCTTTGGACCATTGACCTTTGCTTAACATAAATACCATTTGTACCTTCTGATTTGATTGttgcagaaaaatattaatcGTGGTATTTACATTGAAAGTTTTGACACAAAACTTGCATACTTCACCTTTTAGAAATTTTCCTCAAGATATACAGTATGAGGAGACACTGGGCACGTCTGGATACCGACAGCAAACTCAGTGCTAATCAGAAGACCACCACAATCAACCTCTGGGGAGGAAGAATTTAAATAACAATTTCAGTGACCTTAGATAAATTAAGTTTATAATATCACATAATCTGCATTAATAAAGCAAGGACCAGCATctatttctcttcctctttgtggATACCACTACTTAGCTCACATGGGCACTCCTGGGTCTACAGCCAAAGTTTGCATGTGCATATTTTAATTTGCCAACCAACCAGTAAGATATGATACTGTAGGTATTACCATGACAGTGGACACATGTAAGCGTCTGTTGGTCAGGAAGGGATTAATGCTTCGTGTGCAGCCTGTTGAAGGCCTCATGGGATTTGTTTACTATCTAAAAGCGAAGTAAATCAGTAAAGCAGTCCTTACAGaggtttttgcattttttgagCCAAGGACCCCATACCAGGTAGAAAAATTTCCAAGGACCCCCTCATAATTATGACATGATTTAGCTCTTTTGGGCTTAGTGCCACTTGACATTGTGGATTGTCTAGCTACTTGCCTAATAAACTAAGCTACACAGCAGAGGGAACATTTTATTACACCCCAAGAAAAGTGATTAAGTTGGACGTTATACACAGTTAATTCCCAAGGATTAGGCTTGTCTACTTATATTTTACTGATAACATCCTGATAGATTAGAGGTAGAATATCAGTACCTATGGAAATAAGTGTAGCCTATGTGCGTGGCCCTGTGGCCATTATGTACATGCTAAGCACTCACTGAACAGCCAATCTTTTTTGAACACAACACCAGCACCCATCCTTCTTGGCAGGTTGGTTTCCATGAGACTTTGTCTTCCTTCTCAAAATTAAATTCACAGCTGAAAGGTCGCTGTTTTGACATGTAGCAGGAAATCCAGTGTGTATTACACGTGCAAGTGGTCTAAACAGAAATCCACACATGCGCTATGGGGCTTACAAAGGAAAGATTACAACATAGTATGAGCAGTGGTCCACCTACAGAGCTAGCCTTTAAGGAGATAGTGGCCAAATTTGAATCGGGTactatttctgcatttttgtggACAGAGTTGCGCCTTTCTATATACACATGATTATAGCATTTCTCATTATATTCTTCTACACATAACAGTAACCCTTGAATGCTTCCTATTCTATTCATATGAATATGAAAAGTGTGTATGTAGTTCATTGCTACTCTGGTTGACCGGTACTAAAAATCACTTTAGTCCCATGGAGCAATTTTTTGAACCTCCATATTAGCTTATCTAGCATTCACCTGGGAAAAAATTATTCTACAtagtatttctttgttttttattttaaatatttgtctacTGATGATATTGTAATAAAGAAACTTGGATTGTGGATTGTgagatacatttttatttccattttctgGTCATATTTATGAAGCAAGCAGAGAAAATAACACTAAAATGCTAATATTTCAGTAATGCAAAAGCAAGATGTTTAGGTTTTTACACAAAAATCTTTGTGTGATTCACAATGTTGTTGATCCATTGAAGGTATTTTGTAATGTTCATATACACATTGGGTACATCTGGGTAGTTACAGTTAAGATGTTTGTTGAAACAAATAACACCAGCAGCTGACCCACTGCACACCAGGGGTCCACCAGAGTCACCCTGTTACAGGAAAATTTGTAATTTGTTCtatttaaaaagttattttatttgtttatacatCAGTCAATGAGAAACCAGCTGAAAAATTCAGTGAATGGACAGAAAACATACCTGACAGAATCAATATGTTATATCTGAAAGATTATATGGAAACAGAATAATATGGAGCTTTTCTATCAATGCAGTCAGCTTGGCATAGAGAAGCAGTAGAATCCACTATTACAGGAGCAATGCTCACATTTCAATTCAACAAAAGCAAAACGTCCAGTAGATTTTTACTCAAGTAACTCTGTTAACTTCAAGTAaggtttttaattaaaatgtcttgcGGTTCTGAGAATCTTGTCGATCCATTCACCGTATTTTGAGATGTCCGTATAGACATTGGGTACATCTGGATATGTGCACGTCTTATTTTTATTGAAAGAAACAATGCCAACAGCTAACCCTTTGCACACCAGAGGACCACCAGAATCACCCTGTGAAGAGGACATATTTTAATGTGtcagtttatattttgttataCATTTGTCAACAAGAAACCAGCTGACACTGAACGAACAGAAAACATACCTGACAGAATCCTTTATTTGTGCCATATCCACCCGCACAGATAGCATTGGCAGGGAGATGAAGCCAGGGAGACCATTGTTCCTTACAGCTTTGTGGGTTAATGACAGACACGTCCACCACTCTCAGCTCATCAGGTGGAATGGGATTTCCAGTTAAACCCCATCCAGCCACCTGGCACACTTCATTTTCTTCCAAGTTCATTTCAGCATGTGGAAGCTGAATTATTTGTATGTTGGAGCCTAGTTGAGCTTTTGTAGAAAGCTGGCAGTATACAAAATTATAAAGTTAACATTTGAAATGACTAATTTCATCTAAATGATTAACTCCCAgaaatacaccccccccccccctcaaaaaaaactgttgtttgAAATCACTTTAACTTACTTTGAGGAGCATGATGTCGTTACCACGTGCAACACCTCTGTAAGATTCATGCTTGATTTTCTTTTCGATATTTATTTTTTCGTGATTTCCCTTCTTGAGATTGTGGTTGCCAAGAACAACACGTGTGGGGATGCTGAAGGAGTAATCATTGAGAGCTGGTTAAGAAATTATCTAAATCTGTTTGAATGACATGCATCAGAGACTGCAGCAGAAGACATTTGATTACTCACAATTCATTACAGTGTGCAGCAGTGACCACATAGTCCTCAGTAATAAGAAATCCTCCACATACATGTTGATCATTCTTGTTTTGCACAGAGGCCATATACATCATTGAGTTCTCTGGAGCTTTTTCTCCATTTATGATCTTACCCCCGTGTCCTACAAAAATGTTAGAATCAAAATTAGGTTAATGTCCCATTAAATGGTTCAAGAATAATAACCAAGAATTAGAATTCTTACCGATTTCTCCGAGACATGTCAGAACACTGACGAGCAGAAATTTCTGCAGACCGTGCATGATGCCAGCAAAACCGTTAACTTGTACTTGGGTTTGTAAGAGCGTCAAGGTGAGCCttttatagagca
Proteins encoded:
- the LOC115778809 gene encoding duodenase-1-like, translating into MHGLQKFLLVSVLTCLGEIGHGGKIINGEKAPENSMMYMASVQNKNDQHVCGGFLITEDYVVTAAHCNEFIPTRVVLGNHNLKKGNHEKINIEKKIKHESYRGVARGNDIMLLKLSTKAQLGSNIQIIQLPHAEMNLEENEVCQVAGWGLTGNPIPPDELRVVDVSVINPQSCKEQWSPWLHLPANAICAGGYGTNKGFCQGDSGGPLVCKGLAVGIVSFNKNKTCTYPDVPNVYTDISKYGEWIDKILRTARHFN